A part of Pseudomonadota bacterium genomic DNA contains:
- a CDS encoding ABC transporter ATP-binding protein, with amino-acid sequence MVNHIIELSRVSKTYNLGETNEVNALTDINLQIPENSMVCLKGASGSGKSTLLAIIGCLFPPTSGRATIAGKLLSRLPDRFMTIHRRNSIGFIFQQFNILPDLTVRDNITLPLIPLGVEPSERNRRASRLMEKFNISHRQAFPARQISGGELQRVAIARALINEQPIILADEPTAHLDTKLSKEFLGIMNDLKAGGKTIIIASHDPLVTENPLLDRIIDIKDGRIDVP; translated from the coding sequence ATGGTCAATCATATTATCGAACTCAGTAGAGTCAGCAAAACGTACAATCTCGGCGAAACAAACGAGGTGAATGCCCTGACTGACATCAATCTGCAGATCCCTGAAAACAGCATGGTCTGTCTGAAAGGGGCCAGCGGCTCAGGGAAATCAACCCTGCTGGCGATCATCGGCTGCCTGTTCCCCCCCACCAGCGGCAGGGCGACGATCGCAGGAAAACTGCTCTCCAGGCTGCCGGACCGATTCATGACCATTCACCGGCGCAACTCCATCGGTTTTATTTTTCAGCAGTTTAATATCCTGCCCGACCTGACCGTGCGGGACAATATAACCCTCCCTCTGATTCCACTCGGCGTCGAGCCCTCTGAGCGCAACCGCAGGGCCTCCCGGTTAATGGAAAAATTCAACATCTCCCACCGGCAGGCGTTCCCGGCAAGACAGATTTCCGGCGGTGAGCTGCAAAGGGTCGCGATCGCCAGAGCCCTGATCAACGAGCAGCCGATTATTCTGGCCGATGAACCGACCGCCCATCTGGATACGAAGCTGAGCAAGGAATTCCTGGGGATCATGAACGATCTGAAGGCAGGCGGCAAGACCATTATCATTGCCTCCCATGACCCATTGGTCACCGAGAATCCATTGCTGGATCGCATCATCGACATCAAGGACGGAAGGATCGATGTTCCTTAA
- a CDS encoding ABC transporter ATP-binding protein, with amino-acid sequence MQIECCDLVKKYIIDGDEVGAVDHASLSINRGEFAIILGHSGSGKTTLLSMIGGLAKPDQGSVTINGIDCWKQSEIDLALMRNRTIGFIFQFGSLIPTLTTLENVLLPLSFSPGKKSMPEDIAHAHALLEQVGLADKKTSFPAQLSGGQQRRVAIARAFITRPEIILADEPTGDLDEETENDILRIFRKYNTEQNTTFLVVTHNSHLCATQHQPRTFMMQKGSISEITPDGTADEDA; translated from the coding sequence ATGCAGATAGAATGCTGTGACCTGGTAAAAAAATATATCATTGACGGTGATGAGGTTGGTGCGGTCGATCATGCTTCACTCTCGATCAACCGTGGAGAGTTCGCCATAATTCTCGGTCATTCAGGGTCCGGAAAAACCACCCTGTTGAGTATGATCGGCGGACTTGCCAAGCCTGATCAGGGATCAGTAACGATTAATGGCATCGACTGCTGGAAGCAGTCGGAAATTGATCTCGCTTTGATGCGCAACCGGACAATCGGTTTTATTTTCCAGTTCGGCAGCCTGATCCCAACCCTGACAACCCTTGAAAACGTGCTGCTCCCGCTATCATTCTCTCCCGGCAAAAAATCAATGCCCGAAGATATTGCCCATGCCCATGCTCTTCTGGAGCAAGTTGGACTTGCCGATAAGAAAACATCATTCCCGGCGCAGCTCTCCGGTGGTCAACAGCGGCGAGTTGCTATTGCCAGAGCCTTTATTACCCGACCGGAGATCATTCTGGCCGATGAACCCACCGGAGATCTGGATGAAGAAACAGAAAACGACATTCTCCGGATCTTCAGAAAATACAATACCGAGCAGAATACAACCTTTCTGGTTGTCACCCACAATTCACATTTGTGCGCAACCCAGCATCAACCCCGCACCTTTATGATGCAGAAGGGGAGTATTTCTGAAATCACTCCGGATGGGACTGCCGATGAAGATGCCTAG
- a CDS encoding nitrous oxide reductase accessory protein NosL: protein MNNKSEHFHRLFRPGVLNCRRNLLPAALFFSFFALLIYWPGHYDHISAEPLEVIAADARCPVCGMFVAKYDVWITQIRTTDNSVYNFDGVKDMMAFRATPESFIHGKVQDISEIWVKDYYSLKWIRGESAFYVAGSDVLGPMGHELVPFASRAAAESFMTDHKGKAIYTFPEITSDLVNTLRSGHMMK from the coding sequence ATGAACAACAAATCAGAACACTTCCATCGCCTGTTTCGTCCCGGCGTACTCAATTGTCGCCGGAACCTCCTTCCGGCGGCCCTGTTTTTTTCTTTTTTTGCCCTGCTGATCTACTGGCCGGGTCATTACGACCACATCTCAGCCGAACCTCTTGAGGTGATCGCCGCCGACGCCAGGTGCCCGGTCTGCGGCATGTTTGTGGCCAAATATGATGTCTGGATCACCCAGATCAGAACCACCGACAACTCCGTCTATAATTTTGACGGTGTCAAGGACATGATGGCATTCCGGGCAACCCCGGAATCTTTCATTCACGGTAAAGTCCAGGATATTTCGGAGATCTGGGTCAAGGATTATTATTCATTGAAATGGATTCGGGGAGAATCAGCCTTTTATGTCGCCGGCAGTGATGTGCTCGGACCGATGGGGCATGAGCTTGTCCCGTTTGCAAGCCGGGCTGCGGCTGAGTCCTTTATGACCGATCACAAGGGAAAAGCGATTTATACCTTTCCGGAAATAACCTCTGACCTGGTCAACACTCTCCGATCGGGTCACATGATGAAATAA
- a CDS encoding redoxin domain-containing protein, producing MKMPRTLLLISACVAILLIAGCGSEKMKKLKVGDKAPDFLVEDLSGQPFSLANAAGMPVIIRFFVTDCKFCRADTPVFNEYYAKHKDKGLKVLYLTTTVDRKRVEKFVAELAIPFPVAIDFNKKVSDLFRVRVEPQAIILGPDHVIIGAILGGVTEAELDELLKKHLQ from the coding sequence ATGAAGATGCCTAGAACCCTTCTCCTGATCAGCGCCTGTGTCGCGATCCTCTTGATTGCCGGCTGCGGGTCCGAAAAAATGAAAAAACTGAAAGTAGGGGACAAAGCCCCCGATTTTCTGGTTGAGGATCTTTCCGGCCAACCATTCAGTCTGGCCAATGCCGCAGGGATGCCGGTGATCATCCGTTTTTTCGTTACCGACTGCAAATTCTGCCGGGCCGACACCCCGGTTTTCAACGAGTATTATGCCAAACACAAAGATAAAGGCTTGAAGGTTCTCTACCTGACCACAACGGTTGACAGAAAAAGAGTCGAGAAGTTTGTGGCGGAACTCGCCATCCCGTTTCCGGTGGCGATTGATTTCAATAAAAAGGTGTCAGATCTTTTTCGCGTCCGGGTTGAACCGCAGGCTATTATTCTCGGTCCGGATCATGTTATAATCGGTGCCATATTGGGAGGGGTAACCGAAGCGGAACTTGACGAACTCCTCAAAAAACATCTGCAGTAA
- a CDS encoding FtsX-like permease family protein has protein sequence MKNLGVMLVFTAVIFLLASFQILTGSLTRTAEILLERSPEIIIQKMTAGRQENIPVAYAEKLSGLFGIRTIAPRVWGYYFDETSGANYTVLAVDPEVMPYGKKIDEVIVGHFPKENEHGVVLGRYVVQSLGLGERKQMSLFRPDLTLKSLTVTGYFPETSNLLTGDLLALTLADARDLFAIPPEYATDFCVYVNNPNEIETTARKIAAILPDTRVLTSPQIRKTYQVVFGWRSGFASICLLSALVAFIIMAWDKASGLSPEEKREIGILKVLGWQTSDILTLRMWEGLVLSGVSFLAGYTAAYMHVLLFEGSLFRPVLIGWSVIHPALKLVPEVATKDMLLVFSLAVLPYMAATIIPAWRSSTIPPDAAIK, from the coding sequence ATGAAGAACCTTGGCGTGATGCTGGTTTTTACCGCGGTAATCTTTCTTCTTGCCTCCTTCCAGATCCTGACCGGCAGCCTGACCAGAACCGCCGAAATTCTCCTCGAACGCTCTCCGGAAATCATTATTCAGAAAATGACCGCCGGCAGGCAGGAGAACATCCCGGTCGCCTACGCCGAAAAGCTTTCCGGCCTCTTCGGTATCAGAACTATCGCCCCGCGGGTCTGGGGATATTATTTTGACGAAACCTCCGGAGCGAACTACACCGTTCTCGCCGTCGACCCTGAAGTCATGCCGTACGGGAAAAAGATCGATGAAGTGATCGTGGGTCATTTCCCTAAAGAGAACGAACACGGCGTCGTGCTTGGCCGTTATGTCGTGCAGAGCCTTGGTCTCGGCGAAAGAAAGCAGATGTCTCTTTTCCGTCCGGATCTCACCTTGAAATCATTGACGGTCACCGGCTATTTTCCCGAGACCTCAAATCTTCTCACCGGCGATCTGCTGGCTCTCACTCTGGCCGACGCCAGGGATCTCTTTGCGATCCCCCCGGAATATGCAACGGATTTCTGCGTCTATGTCAACAACCCGAACGAGATTGAAACCACTGCCCGCAAGATTGCCGCCATTCTTCCGGATACCAGAGTTCTGACCAGTCCCCAGATCCGGAAGACCTATCAGGTTGTCTTCGGCTGGCGGAGCGGATTTGCTTCAATCTGCCTGCTATCGGCCCTGGTCGCCTTTATCATCATGGCCTGGGACAAGGCTTCCGGGCTGTCGCCCGAGGAAAAGAGGGAGATCGGCATTTTAAAAGTCCTCGGCTGGCAGACTTCCGACATCCTCACCCTGCGGATGTGGGAAGGTCTGGTTCTCTCCGGAGTCTCCTTCCTGGCCGGTTACACCGCCGCCTATATGCATGTTCTCCTGTTCGAAGGATCTCTTTTCCGGCCGGTGCTGATCGGCTGGTCGGTCATCCATCCGGCCCTGAAACTAGTTCCGGAAGTCGCTACTAAAGACATGCTGCTGGTGTTCAGCCTTGCGGTCCTGCCCTATATGGCGGCGACGATTATCCCGGCCTGGCGCAGTTCAACCATCCCGCCCGATGCGGCCATCAAATAG